In Thauera aromatica K172, one DNA window encodes the following:
- a CDS encoding cysteine protease has product MIFHNPAGAPELACDQCGCRWFDRISGACYECGTAVPAEAVAEFERALEAFAASRTAVRQHTAHD; this is encoded by the coding sequence CTTCCACAATCCCGCCGGCGCCCCCGAGCTGGCCTGCGACCAGTGCGGCTGCCGCTGGTTCGACCGCATCAGCGGCGCGTGCTACGAGTGCGGCACGGCCGTGCCGGCCGAGGCGGTGGCCGAGTTCGAGCGTGCGCTCGAAGCGTTCGCGGCGAGCCGGACGGCCGTTCGGCAACACACGGCGCACGACTGA
- the meaB gene encoding methylmalonyl Co-A mutase-associated GTPase MeaB — protein sequence MRSSIPDLSALRAGSRTVLARLLTQVENADEALVPLLEQLAPWLGRAQVLGITGAPGAGKSTLINALLAELRRRGQRVAVLAIDPSSPVSGGALLGDRVRMGEHGEDEQVFIRSLASRGALGGLARAAERMVDVFDAAGFDVIVVETVGVGQSEVDIRHLADCRVVVCAPSLGDEVQAAKAGILEIADILVVNKADLPQAARTVHDLQASGVLRSVDGWTVELVPTVASAGQGVAALADLVERHARSAGVGRRRVVPAAAADAAGGGSRAAPPASDEALFAQVADWRAQGRGVALATVVRTWGSSPRPEGSHLAADERCEFIGSVSGGCIEAAVIDEAQRVIASGEPRLLEFGVSDEQAWEVGLACGGRIQVYVERIG from the coding sequence ATGCGCTCCAGCATTCCCGATTTATCCGCGTTGCGGGCAGGGTCGCGTACCGTGCTCGCGCGCTTGCTGACCCAGGTCGAAAACGCCGACGAGGCGCTCGTCCCGCTGCTCGAGCAGCTCGCGCCCTGGCTCGGCCGGGCCCAGGTGCTCGGCATCACCGGCGCCCCCGGGGCGGGAAAATCCACCCTGATCAATGCGCTGCTGGCCGAACTGCGCCGGCGCGGGCAGCGGGTGGCGGTGCTCGCCATCGATCCTTCGAGCCCGGTCAGCGGCGGTGCGCTGCTCGGCGACCGGGTGCGGATGGGTGAGCATGGCGAGGACGAGCAGGTGTTCATCCGTTCGCTGGCTTCCAGGGGAGCGCTCGGCGGGTTGGCGCGTGCCGCCGAGCGCATGGTCGATGTCTTCGATGCCGCCGGTTTCGACGTGATCGTCGTCGAGACCGTGGGCGTGGGCCAGTCCGAAGTCGATATCCGCCACCTGGCCGACTGCCGGGTGGTGGTCTGCGCCCCCAGCCTCGGTGACGAGGTGCAGGCGGCCAAGGCCGGCATTCTCGAGATCGCCGACATCCTCGTGGTGAACAAGGCCGATCTGCCCCAGGCCGCGCGCACCGTGCACGACCTGCAGGCGAGCGGCGTGCTGCGCAGCGTCGACGGGTGGACGGTGGAACTCGTGCCGACGGTGGCGAGTGCGGGGCAGGGCGTGGCGGCGCTGGCCGACCTGGTCGAGCGCCACGCCCGCAGCGCCGGAGTCGGGCGGCGGCGGGTCGTTCCGGCGGCGGCCGCGGATGCCGCAGGCGGCGGATCGCGGGCGGCGCCGCCGGCCAGCGACGAAGCCTTGTTCGCCCAGGTCGCGGACTGGCGGGCGCAGGGCCGGGGTGTGGCGCTGGCGACGGTGGTGCGCACCTGGGGTTCGTCGCCGCGCCCGGAAGGCAGCCATCTGGCCGCCGATGAGCGCTGCGAGTTCATCGGTTCGGTGTCGGGCGGCTGCATCGAGGCCGCCGTCATCGACGAAGCGCAGCGCGTGATCGCCAGCGGTGAGCCGCGCCTGCTCGAATTCGGCGTTAGCGACGAGCAGGCATGGGAAGTCGGCCTGGCCTGCGGCGGGCGGATTCAGGTTTATGTGGAGCGGATCGGATGA
- a CDS encoding NnrS family protein produces the protein MPRHQTPLFSAALWASPFRPFFLLALAYGPLLIAAWLATLHGLWPPTTLPAGLWHGHEMIFGFAMAVIVGIALTALPGWAGTPEIHGRRLAVLVVLWLAGRAAFHLAPYLPAHLPAVIDNLLLPVLIAFLAPQLLRAANPLYLLLLPILAALWAANIAFYAAHSGADPGRAASALHAALYAIIVLFVLKGGVLTQVFTGNALRARGRGTQASFRRGLETVATAAVVTLAIADLGGAPRALSGGLALFCALVHTWRTARWQGWRVIDDPLVALMQFGFLWLILAFALKAAADLGGIVPANTWIHAFTVGALGMMMLSLITRVGLRHTGRPLALPASLRAAALLMLAAALLRQAIEVAGLGLRPVTLAALLWGAAILVPLCRFGPLLLRPSLPRAAPRGDPAAARPPSGG, from the coding sequence ATGCCACGACACCAGACCCCCTTGTTCTCCGCCGCCCTCTGGGCGAGCCCCTTCCGCCCCTTCTTCCTCCTCGCCCTCGCCTACGGCCCGCTGCTGATCGCCGCCTGGCTCGCCACCCTGCACGGCCTGTGGCCGCCCACCACGCTGCCGGCCGGGCTGTGGCACGGCCACGAGATGATCTTCGGCTTCGCGATGGCGGTGATCGTCGGCATCGCCCTCACCGCCCTGCCGGGCTGGGCCGGCACGCCCGAGATCCACGGCCGCCGGCTGGCGGTGCTGGTCGTCCTCTGGCTCGCCGGGCGGGCCGCCTTCCACCTCGCTCCGTACCTCCCCGCACACCTCCCCGCGGTCATCGACAACCTGCTGCTGCCGGTGCTGATCGCCTTCCTCGCGCCCCAGCTGCTGCGCGCGGCAAACCCTCTTTACCTGCTCCTGCTGCCCATCCTGGCAGCGCTGTGGGCGGCCAACATCGCCTTCTACGCCGCCCACTCCGGCGCCGACCCCGGGCGCGCGGCGAGCGCGCTGCACGCCGCGCTCTACGCGATCATCGTGCTCTTCGTCCTCAAGGGCGGAGTCCTGACCCAGGTGTTCACCGGCAACGCGCTGCGCGCCCGCGGCCGCGGCACCCAGGCAAGCTTCCGGCGCGGGCTGGAAACCGTCGCCACCGCCGCCGTCGTCACCCTCGCGATCGCCGACCTCGGCGGTGCCCCGCGCGCGCTCAGCGGCGGGCTGGCGCTCTTCTGCGCCCTCGTCCACACCTGGCGCACGGCGCGCTGGCAAGGCTGGCGGGTGATCGACGACCCGCTGGTGGCGCTGATGCAGTTCGGCTTCCTGTGGCTGATCCTCGCCTTCGCGCTGAAGGCGGCGGCCGATCTCGGCGGGATCGTTCCCGCCAACACCTGGATCCATGCGTTTACCGTCGGCGCGCTGGGGATGATGATGCTGAGCCTGATCACCCGCGTCGGGCTGCGCCACACCGGCCGTCCGCTGGCCCTGCCCGCCAGCCTGCGGGCCGCCGCGCTGCTGATGCTGGCGGCCGCGCTGCTGCGCCAGGCCATCGAGGTGGCCGGCCTCGGTCTGCGTCCGGTCACGCTCGCCGCCCTGCTGTGGGGGGCCGCCATCCTCGTGCCCTTGTGCCGTTTCGGGCCGCTGCTGCTGCGCCCCAGCCTGCCGCGGGCAGCGCCGCGCGGCGACCCGGCGGCGGCGCGCCCGCCCTCCGGAGGCTAG
- a CDS encoding NTP transferase domain-containing protein, with translation MIFDEFPLAEAEGVLLAHSLRTPARRFKKGRRLDAADLAILAAAGVAKVSGARLEADEVDEVRAAAEIAALLVAADPLLEARSTPTGRCNLHAAARALVVVEPALVDRLNSVDEGITVATLPQHTAVRSGQVVATVKIIPFGVRRASIEACRQIVAAAGPLAAAAASTLSATAAPPLSAAAAPPLKLAPFRSCRAALIMSAHPGMSDNILETTLAATRHRLAVIGARLALVLRCAHEHGAIEAMLRQARAAGCDLVLVSGATIAKDRRDIAPAALVAAGGTVEHFGMPTEPGNMLVLGRIEDVPVILLPGCGRSRRLNGLDWVLQRLLAGLPVGREQIVRMGVGGLIRNPILAAGAPLDETDAAAAGDEHDADEPAGAPAAESPAAEGPRVAALVLAAGRSTRMGAENKLLLPVDGVPMALRAVMAARASRATSVTVVLGHEAGAVEAALAGSGAGFARNPDPAQGMSGSLRVGITALADEIDAVVVLLGDMPRITAAHVDRLIEAFDPAQPAIIVPEHQGRRGNPVLWPRAFFAEMCALTGDQGARGLLERHPERVVRVAVDDEAIFIDVDRPADLAVVQGA, from the coding sequence ATGATCTTCGACGAATTCCCCCTCGCCGAAGCCGAAGGCGTGCTGCTCGCCCACTCGCTGAGAACGCCGGCAAGGCGTTTCAAGAAGGGGCGCCGGCTCGATGCCGCGGATCTCGCGATCCTCGCTGCCGCGGGCGTGGCGAAGGTCAGCGGTGCCCGCCTCGAAGCGGACGAGGTCGATGAGGTCCGCGCCGCGGCCGAGATCGCCGCCCTGCTCGTCGCCGCCGATCCTTTGCTCGAGGCCCGCTCGACGCCGACCGGACGATGCAACCTGCATGCCGCCGCGCGCGCCCTGGTGGTGGTCGAGCCGGCCCTCGTGGACCGCCTCAACAGCGTCGACGAAGGCATCACCGTGGCCACCTTGCCGCAGCACACGGCGGTGCGCTCCGGCCAGGTGGTGGCGACGGTCAAGATCATTCCCTTCGGCGTGCGGCGCGCGTCGATCGAAGCCTGCCGCCAGATCGTCGCCGCCGCGGGCCCGCTGGCTGCGGCCGCAGCGAGCACGCTGAGTGCGACAGCAGCGCCTCCGCTGAGCGCAGCAGCAGCGCCTCCTCTGAAGCTCGCGCCCTTCCGCTCCTGCCGGGCGGCGCTGATCATGAGCGCGCACCCGGGCATGAGCGACAACATCCTCGAAACCACGCTTGCCGCCACCCGCCACCGGCTCGCGGTGATCGGCGCCCGGCTGGCGCTGGTGCTGCGCTGCGCGCACGAACACGGCGCGATCGAGGCGATGCTGCGCCAGGCGCGTGCCGCCGGATGCGACCTGGTGCTGGTGTCGGGGGCGACGATCGCCAAGGACCGGCGCGACATCGCCCCTGCGGCGCTGGTTGCGGCCGGCGGCACGGTCGAGCATTTCGGCATGCCGACCGAGCCGGGCAACATGCTCGTGCTCGGCCGCATCGAAGACGTGCCGGTGATCCTGCTCCCCGGCTGCGGGCGCTCCCGGCGCCTGAACGGCCTCGACTGGGTGTTGCAGCGCCTGCTCGCCGGGCTGCCGGTGGGGCGCGAGCAGATCGTGCGGATGGGGGTCGGCGGCTTGATCCGTAATCCGATTCTGGCTGCGGGGGCGCCGCTGGATGAAACCGATGCCGCTGCGGCCGGTGACGAGCACGACGCCGATGAGCCGGCGGGTGCTCCGGCAGCGGAGAGCCCCGCCGCGGAAGGCCCCCGGGTGGCGGCGCTGGTACTCGCCGCCGGGCGGTCGACGCGGATGGGGGCGGAGAACAAGCTGCTGCTGCCGGTCGACGGCGTGCCGATGGCGCTGCGCGCGGTGATGGCCGCGCGCGCTTCGCGGGCCACTTCGGTCACCGTCGTGCTCGGCCACGAGGCCGGGGCGGTCGAGGCGGCGCTCGCCGGCAGCGGCGCCGGCTTTGCCCGCAACCCCGATCCCGCGCAGGGCATGTCGGGCTCGCTGCGGGTCGGTATCACGGCCCTTGCCGACGAGATCGACGCCGTGGTCGTGCTCCTCGGCGACATGCCGCGCATCACCGCCGCACACGTGGACCGCCTGATCGAGGCGTTCGATCCGGCGCAGCCGGCCATCATCGTTCCCGAACACCAGGGCCGGCGCGGCAACCCGGTGCTGTGGCCGCGCGCCTTCTTCGCCGAGATGTGCGCGCTGACGGGCGACCAGGGCGCGCGCGGGCTGCTCGAACGCCACCCGGAGCGGGTCGTCCGCGTCGCGGTCGACGACGAGGCGATCTTCATCGACGTCGACCGTCCGGCCGACTTGGCGGTGGTGCAGGGCGCCTAG
- a CDS encoding bifunctional salicylyl-CoA 5-hydroxylase/oxidoreductase, translating into MHIVCIGGGPAGLYFAILMKKLNPAHRIRVIERNKPYDTFGWGVVFSDATMDNMRAWDGETADAIQLAFNHWDDVELRFKDKVIRSGGHGFVGIGRKLMLNILQARCEALGVELEFEREVDSDDEFPDADLIIAADGINSRIRSKYAAIFQPDIVTRPNRYIWLGTKKLFDAFTFLFEKTAHGWFQAHVYKFDGQTTTFIVECPEAVWRAHGLDGAGQAESIAFCERLFAKHLDGHRLMSNARHLRGSAWLNFQRVKCERWHHFNGSSHVVLMGDAVHTAHFAIGSGTKLALEDAIELTRRFRDHGDAPERIAEVLAQYQDARQIDVLRLQNAAWNAMEWFEVCGARYCDRFEPEQLMYSMLTRSQRISHENLRLRDAAWLEGYERWFAARSEGAAGPEGKAPPPMFTPFRLRTLALANRVVVSPMAMYSAEDGTVGDFHLVHFGARALGGAGLLYTEMTCVSPDARITPGCAGLYKAEHVAAWKRIVDFVHAQSPAKIGIQLGHAGRKGATKRAWEGIDEPLEDGSWALLSASPLPYLAHSQTPRAMTREDMARVGEDFVRAAQMADEAGFDILELHCAHGYLLSSFLSPLTNRRDDDYGGSVENRARYPLEVFAAIRAVWPAGKPMAVRLSCHDWAPGGNTADEAVAIARLFKAAGADLIDCSSGQVVPDASPVYGRMYQTPFADRIRNELEMPTMAVGAIYDADHVNSIVAAGRADLCAIARPHLADPAWTLHAAAQIGHAGIAWPKPYQSARNQYETNLQRERERSPG; encoded by the coding sequence ATGCATATCGTCTGCATCGGCGGCGGGCCGGCGGGCCTGTACTTCGCGATCCTGATGAAGAAGCTCAACCCGGCGCACCGGATCCGCGTCATCGAGCGCAACAAGCCTTACGACACGTTCGGCTGGGGCGTGGTGTTCTCCGATGCGACCATGGACAACATGCGCGCATGGGACGGCGAGACCGCCGACGCGATCCAGCTCGCATTCAACCACTGGGACGACGTCGAGCTGCGCTTCAAGGACAAGGTGATCCGCAGCGGCGGCCACGGCTTCGTCGGTATCGGCCGCAAGCTGATGCTCAACATCCTGCAGGCGCGCTGCGAGGCGCTCGGGGTCGAGCTCGAGTTCGAGCGCGAAGTCGACTCCGACGACGAATTCCCCGACGCCGACCTGATCATCGCCGCCGACGGGATCAACTCGCGGATTCGCAGCAAGTACGCCGCAATCTTCCAGCCCGACATCGTCACCCGCCCGAACCGCTACATCTGGCTGGGCACGAAGAAGCTGTTCGACGCCTTCACTTTCCTGTTCGAAAAGACCGCGCACGGCTGGTTCCAGGCCCACGTCTACAAGTTCGACGGGCAGACCACGACCTTCATCGTCGAATGTCCGGAAGCGGTGTGGAGGGCTCACGGCCTCGATGGCGCCGGCCAGGCGGAGTCGATCGCGTTCTGCGAGCGCCTGTTCGCGAAGCACCTCGACGGCCACCGCCTGATGAGCAACGCCCGCCACCTGCGCGGCTCGGCGTGGCTCAATTTCCAGCGCGTCAAGTGCGAGCGCTGGCACCACTTCAACGGTTCGAGCCATGTCGTCCTGATGGGCGACGCGGTGCATACGGCGCATTTCGCGATCGGCTCCGGCACCAAGCTCGCGCTCGAGGATGCGATCGAGCTGACCCGCCGCTTCCGCGACCACGGCGATGCCCCGGAGCGGATCGCGGAGGTGCTGGCGCAGTATCAGGACGCCCGCCAGATCGACGTCCTGCGCCTGCAGAACGCGGCCTGGAATGCGATGGAGTGGTTCGAAGTCTGCGGCGCGCGCTATTGCGACCGCTTCGAGCCGGAGCAGCTGATGTATTCGATGCTGACCCGCTCGCAGCGGATTTCGCACGAAAACCTGCGCCTGCGCGATGCCGCCTGGCTGGAAGGCTACGAGCGCTGGTTTGCTGCCCGCAGCGAAGGAGCGGCGGGGCCGGAGGGCAAGGCGCCGCCGCCGATGTTCACTCCGTTCCGCCTGCGCACGCTGGCGCTGGCGAACCGCGTCGTGGTGTCGCCGATGGCGATGTATTCGGCCGAAGACGGCACCGTGGGCGATTTCCACCTGGTGCATTTCGGCGCGCGCGCGCTCGGCGGCGCGGGCCTGCTCTATACCGAGATGACCTGCGTGTCGCCCGACGCGCGCATCACCCCGGGCTGCGCCGGCCTGTACAAGGCGGAACATGTCGCGGCGTGGAAGCGCATCGTCGATTTTGTCCACGCCCAGTCGCCGGCGAAGATCGGCATCCAGCTCGGCCATGCCGGGCGCAAGGGGGCGACGAAGCGCGCCTGGGAGGGCATCGACGAGCCGCTCGAGGACGGCAGCTGGGCGCTGCTCTCGGCGTCGCCGCTGCCCTATCTGGCGCACTCGCAGACGCCGCGGGCGATGACCCGGGAGGACATGGCGCGGGTGGGCGAGGACTTCGTCCGCGCCGCGCAGATGGCCGACGAGGCCGGCTTCGACATCCTCGAGCTGCATTGCGCGCACGGCTACCTGCTGTCGAGCTTCCTCTCCCCGCTCACCAACCGGCGCGACGACGACTATGGCGGCAGCGTCGAAAACCGCGCGCGCTATCCGCTCGAAGTGTTCGCCGCGATCCGCGCCGTGTGGCCCGCCGGCAAGCCGATGGCGGTGCGCCTGTCGTGTCACGACTGGGCTCCGGGCGGCAACACCGCCGACGAGGCGGTCGCCATCGCGCGCTTGTTCAAGGCGGCCGGGGCGGATCTCATCGACTGCTCGTCGGGCCAGGTGGTGCCCGATGCGTCGCCCGTCTACGGCCGCATGTACCAGACGCCGTTCGCCGACCGCATCCGCAACGAACTGGAGATGCCGACGATGGCGGTCGGTGCGATCTACGACGCCGACCATGTCAACAGCATCGTCGCCGCGGGCCGCGCCGACCTGTGCGCGATCGCGCGCCCGCACCTCGCCGACCCGGCGTGGACCCTGCATGCGGCAGCGCAGATCGGCCATGCCGGCATCGCCTGGCCGAAGCCCTACCAGTCGGCGCGCAACCAGTACGAAACCAATCTGCAGCGCGAGCGCGAGCGCTCGCCGGGCTGA
- a CDS encoding ABC transporter substrate-binding protein: protein MKTGKFLLALAGAALFAAMPVQAQVKIGVIGSATGPTAFVGIPQRNTIPLLPDKVGDTRIEYIFLDDGSDPTASVKAAQQLISEKHVDALIGPSGSPNAMGVLSFMAEAETPMLAPVGTAAVVLPMDDKKRWVFKTHPNDGVIARRLIAAMQARKVGTVGFIGLNDPYGENWYNTFAEQAQAANIRIVASERYGRQDTSVTGQVAKLIAARPDVVLVAGIAAAAALPHLQLIEAGFKGEIYHTHGSASGAFIQIGGKAVEGALVVGPMLLVIDEIADDVPTRALAHEYVSRYEKMHQQRPPIFGAGVYDAGLLLANALPQALERAQPGTREFRGALRDALERTSGMRASQGVIDMSAADHSGFDDRGQVLMTVRDKRFVLVRD, encoded by the coding sequence ATGAAAACAGGCAAGTTTCTGCTCGCGCTCGCAGGCGCGGCGCTGTTCGCCGCGATGCCGGTGCAGGCGCAGGTAAAGATCGGTGTGATCGGTTCCGCGACCGGACCGACCGCCTTCGTCGGCATTCCACAACGCAACACCATTCCGCTGCTCCCCGACAAGGTCGGCGACACCCGCATCGAATACATCTTCCTCGACGACGGCAGCGATCCGACCGCCAGCGTCAAGGCCGCCCAGCAGCTGATCAGCGAGAAACACGTCGACGCCCTGATCGGGCCTTCCGGTTCGCCCAACGCGATGGGCGTGCTGTCGTTCATGGCCGAAGCCGAAACGCCGATGCTGGCCCCGGTGGGCACCGCCGCGGTGGTGCTGCCGATGGACGACAAGAAGCGCTGGGTGTTCAAGACCCACCCCAACGACGGCGTGATCGCGCGCCGGCTGATCGCGGCGATGCAGGCGCGCAAGGTCGGCACGGTGGGCTTCATCGGCCTCAACGACCCCTACGGCGAGAACTGGTACAACACCTTCGCCGAGCAGGCGCAGGCGGCCAACATCCGCATCGTCGCCAGCGAGCGCTACGGCCGCCAGGACACCAGCGTCACCGGCCAGGTCGCCAAGCTGATCGCCGCCCGCCCCGACGTCGTGCTCGTCGCCGGAATCGCCGCCGCGGCGGCGCTGCCCCACCTCCAGCTGATCGAGGCCGGCTTCAAGGGCGAGATCTACCACACCCACGGCTCGGCTTCGGGCGCCTTCATCCAGATCGGCGGCAAGGCGGTCGAAGGCGCGCTGGTCGTCGGCCCGATGCTGCTCGTCATCGACGAGATCGCCGACGACGTGCCGACGCGCGCCCTCGCCCACGAGTACGTCAGCCGCTACGAGAAGATGCACCAGCAGCGCCCGCCGATCTTCGGCGCCGGCGTCTATGACGCGGGCCTGCTGCTGGCGAACGCCCTGCCGCAGGCGCTCGAACGCGCGCAGCCGGGCACCCGGGAGTTCCGCGGCGCGCTGCGCGACGCTCTCGAGCGCACCTCCGGAATGCGCGCTTCGCAAGGGGTGATCGACATGAGCGCGGCCGACCACTCCGGCTTCGACGACCGCGGCCAGGTGCTGATGACGGTGCGCGACAAGCGTTTCGTCCTCGTCCGCGACTAA
- a CDS encoding XdhC family protein: MKTKLFEALLVERRAQRPVAVVTRIADGAQALVGSMGVVGELALAGPLLDEVGQLLRAGRSAMLRHDEDDVFVRSHVSQPRLVIVGAVHIAQALAPMAATAGFEVVVVDPRRAFATEKRVPGVRMVHDWPDEALRALGLDPRTAVVTLSHDAKLDDPALIAALASDAFYIGALGSTRTHAKRVERLTAAGLGDRLGRIHAPIGLDLGGRAPAEIAVSILAQILLCRYRGEAASDPTRPPRQEAQKASTQ, translated from the coding sequence ATGAAGACGAAGCTGTTCGAAGCGCTGCTGGTCGAGCGTCGGGCCCAGCGCCCGGTTGCCGTGGTCACGCGGATCGCCGACGGCGCCCAGGCCCTGGTCGGCAGCATGGGGGTGGTTGGTGAGCTGGCGCTCGCCGGCCCCCTGCTCGATGAGGTCGGGCAGCTCCTGCGCGCGGGGCGCAGCGCCATGCTGCGCCACGACGAGGACGACGTGTTCGTGCGCAGCCACGTGTCGCAGCCGCGGCTGGTGATCGTCGGCGCGGTGCATATCGCCCAGGCGCTGGCGCCGATGGCCGCGACCGCCGGCTTCGAGGTCGTGGTGGTGGATCCGCGGCGGGCGTTCGCCACCGAAAAGCGCGTGCCCGGCGTGCGCATGGTCCACGACTGGCCGGACGAGGCGCTGCGCGCCCTCGGCCTCGATCCCCGGACCGCGGTGGTGACCCTGTCGCACGACGCCAAGCTCGACGATCCGGCGCTGATCGCTGCGCTCGCCAGCGACGCCTTCTACATCGGCGCGCTGGGCAGCACCCGCACCCACGCCAAGCGCGTCGAGCGCCTCACCGCGGCCGGCCTCGGCGACCGCCTGGGACGCATCCACGCCCCGATCGGTCTCGATCTGGGCGGGCGGGCGCCGGCGGAAATCGCCGTCTCCATCCTCGCCCAGATCCTGCTGTGCCGCTATCGCGGCGAAGCGGCGAGCGATCCGACCCGGCCACCGCGCCAGGAGGCGCAGAAGGCATCGACGCAATGA